One genomic region from Phragmites australis chromosome 1, lpPhrAust1.1, whole genome shotgun sequence encodes:
- the LOC133884230 gene encoding uncharacterized protein LOC133884230, with product IPLFPVRLLVRLRSGRDITALLHHPARPSPLPLAAPLLDHLLSLRRARDAASVLRWLCRPDSPRRPNAAAYTSAVASLCRLEGTKSALVALREMAADGVQASQELREAVRDAMLQDARIEESSALEEAMRLPETEKVVELVDKLLAEWEP from the coding sequence ATTCCCTTGTTTCCCGTTCGATTGCTTGTCCGATTGCGCAGCGGTCGTGACATCACCGCGCTCCTCCACCACCCAGCCCGCCCCTCTCCGCTCCCGCTCGCCGCGCCGCTGCTCGaccacctcctctccctccgcCGCGCACGCGACGCCGCGTCAGTGCTGCGCTGGCTCTGCCGCCCGGACTCCCCGCGGCGGCCCAACGCCGCCGCCTACACCTCCGCCGTCGCGAGTCTCTGCCGCCTCGAGGGCACCAAGAGCGCCCTCGTCGCGCTCAGGGAGATGGCCGCGGACGGGGTCCAGGCCTCGCAAGAGCTGCGGGAGGCGGTGCGGGACGCGATGCTGCAGGACGCGAGGATCGAGGAGTCGTCGGCACTGGAGGAAGCGATGCGGCTGCCGGAGACCGAGAAGGTGGTGGAGCTGGTTGACAAGCTTCTTGCGGAGTGGGAACCATGA
- the LOC133915864 gene encoding uncharacterized protein LOC133915864 isoform X1 codes for MKYVLVTGGVLSGLGKGVTASSIGVVLKACGLRITSIKIDPYLNIDAGTMSPFEHGEVFVLDDGGEVDLDLGNYERFLDIKLTRDNNITTGKIYQSVLEKERKGEYLGKTVQVVPHITNAIQEWIERIAMIPVDGKEGPADVCVIELGGTIGDIESMPFIEALGQFSYRVGPGNFCLVHVSLVPVLNVVGEQKTKPTQHSVRGLRGLGLTPNILACRSTKELEDNVKEKLSQFCHVPATNIVSLYDVSNIWHIPLLLWDQKAHEAILKDLNLESFAREPKLDEWIARATIFDALQDTVRIAMVGKYTGLSDSYLSVLKALLHASVNCRRKLVIDWVASTDLEDSTAIEAPDSYETAWNLLRGADGILVPGGFGDRGVQGKILAAKYARENNVPYLGICLGMQIAVVEFARHVMNLSDANSTEFDLNTKTPCVIFMPEGSKSHMGGTMRLGSRRTFFKVVDCKSAKLYGNVTYVDERHRHRYEVNPDMVPEFENAGLQFVGKDGTGRRMEIIEIPSHRYFVGAQFHPEFKSRPSKPSPLFVGLIAASSGQLDRMLQDCCNGHVVSPKQSLSNGPYTSTVHQNGHAKKLANGLSNGTYYANGNGVHA; via the exons ATGAAGTACGTGCTGGTCACCGGCGGGGTGCTGAGCGGGCTTGGCAAGGGCGTTACGGCCAGCAGCATCGGTGTCGTCCTCAAGGCGTGCGGCCTTCGCATTACGTCTATCAAGATCG ATCCTTACCTTAACATTGATGCTGGGACTATGTCCCCATTTGAACATGGTGAAGTATTCGTGTTGGATGATGGTGGCGAG GTGGACTTGGATCTGGGGAATTATGAGAGGTTTCTTGACATTAAATTGACTCGGGACAATAATATAACCACCGGAAAGATTTATCAG TCTGTACTTGAGAAGGAGAGAAAGGGCGAATACTTGGGAAAGACTGTCCAG GTTGTGCCACACATCACAAATGCCATACAAGAGTGGATCGAGCGTATTGCTATGATACCAGTGGATGGCAAGGAGGGACCAGCTGATGTCTGTGTGATAGAACTGGGAGGCACTATAG GTGATATTGAATCGATGCCATTTATTGAAGCTTTGGGTCAATTCTCTTATCGTGTTG GTCCTGGGAACTTCTGTTTGGTGCATGTCAGTCTGGTTCCAGTTCTGAATGTTGTTGGTGAACAG AAAACAAAGCCAACTCAACATAGTGTGCGTGGCTTAAGGGGACTCGGGCTCACCCCAAATATTTTAGCTTGCCGCAGTACAAAG GAATTGGAAGATAATGTGAAGGAAAAACTCTCCCAGTTCTGCCATGTGCCG GCAACAAACATTGTCTCTTTGTATGATGTTTCCAATATCTGGCACATTCCTTTGCTGCTATGG GACCAAAAGGCACATGAGGCTATTCTTAAAGATCTGAACCTTGAAAG TTTTGCTCGGGAGCCAAAGTTAGACGAATGGATCGCAAGAGCTACTATATTTGATGCCCTTCAAGACACT GTGAGGATCGCTATGGTCGGGAAGTACACTGGCTTATCAGATTCATACCTCTCTGTGTTGAAA GCCCTCTTGCATGCTTCTGTTAATTGTCGCAGGAAGCTTGTTATTGATTGGGTTGCTTCTACGGATCTTGAGGACTCCACTGCCATTGAG GCACCTGATTCGTATGAAACAGCCTGGAATTTATTGAGG GGGGCAGATGGAATTTTAGTACCTGGTGGCTTTGGTGACAGAGGTGTTCAAGGGAAAATTCTGGCTGCTAAGTATGCCCGTGAAAACAATGTTCCATATCTTGGTATATGTCTCGGAATGCAGATTGCTGTGGTGGAGTTTGCTCGCCATGTCATGAATCTCTCTGACGCAAACAGCACTGAATTTGATCTTAATACCAAGACCCCATGTGTTATTTTTATGCCTGAG ggtTCCAAATCACATATGGGTGGGACAATGCGTCTAGGATCAAGGAGGACATTTTTCAAGGTCGTGGATTGCAAGTCTGCTAAATT GTATGGCAATGTCACTTATGTAGATGAGAGGCATCGGCACAGATATGAG GTCAACCCTGATATGGTTCCAGAGTTTGAAAATGCTGGACTTCAGTTTGTTGGCAAAGATGGTACTGGAAGGAGAATGGAG ATTATTGAAATACCCAGTCACCGATATTTTGTTGGTGCACAATTCCATCCGGAGTTCAAGTCAAGACCTTCAAAACCTTCTCCGCTCTTTGTGG GACTAATCGCCGCTTCATCTGGGCAGTTGGATAGAATGCTGCAAGACTGTTGCAATGGCCATGTGGTTTCACCTAAACAATCTCTAAGCAATGGCCCTTACACCTCTACAGTACACCAAAATGGGCACGCAAAGAAGCTTGCCAATGGTCTTTCAAATGGAACATACTATGCCAATGGCAATGGTGTGCATGCTTAG
- the LOC133884220 gene encoding pentatricopeptide repeat-containing protein At5g39980, chloroplastic-like — translation MHDRGVAPDTFPYSTLLMVLTRAGHLDHTLSFLPLIEDDAVAPDLVLFSNLIHLALGSGDASKALALFSRLLGTGIKPDLKAYNIAVAAYCKSDLLREAKRLLLHDMPVDGVTPNAESYSPILVALARRGRHLTSVSLFSHMHAVSVKPDVMVFNIVLNAYG, via the coding sequence ATGCACGACAGGGGCGTCGCCCCCGACACCTTCCCATACTCCACACTCCTCATGGTGCTCACCCGCGCAGGCCACCTAGACCACACGCTCAGCTTCCTGCCACTCATAGAGGACGACGCTGTGGCGCCCGACCTCGTCCTCTTCTCCAACCTCATCCATCTCGCCCTCGGCAGCGGTGACGCGTCCAAGGCACTCGCGCTCTTCTCCCGGCTGCTGGGCACAGGGATCAAGCCCGACCTCAAGGCCTACAACATCGCCGTTGCCGCTTACTGCAAATCTGACTTGCTCCGCGAGGCCAAGCGGCTGCTGCTCCACGACATGCCCGTTGATGGCGTCACGCCCAACGCGGAGTCCTACTCCCCCATCCTCGTCGCGTTGGCACGTCGGGGGCGGCACCTCACTTCCGTCTCGCTCTTCTCACACATGCACGCTGTGAGCGTCAAGCCAGACGTCATGGTGTTCAACATCGTGCTCAATGCGTACGGGTAG
- the LOC133915864 gene encoding uncharacterized protein LOC133915864 isoform X2, with protein sequence MSPFEHGEVFVLDDGGEVDLDLGNYERFLDIKLTRDNNITTGKIYQSVLEKERKGEYLGKTVQVVPHITNAIQEWIERIAMIPVDGKEGPADVCVIELGGTIGDIESMPFIEALGQFSYRVGPGNFCLVHVSLVPVLNVVGEQKTKPTQHSVRGLRGLGLTPNILACRSTKELEDNVKEKLSQFCHVPATNIVSLYDVSNIWHIPLLLWDQKAHEAILKDLNLESFAREPKLDEWIARATIFDALQDTVRIAMVGKYTGLSDSYLSVLKALLHASVNCRRKLVIDWVASTDLEDSTAIEAPDSYETAWNLLRGADGILVPGGFGDRGVQGKILAAKYARENNVPYLGICLGMQIAVVEFARHVMNLSDANSTEFDLNTKTPCVIFMPEGSKSHMGGTMRLGSRRTFFKVVDCKSAKLYGNVTYVDERHRHRYEVNPDMVPEFENAGLQFVGKDGTGRRMEIIEIPSHRYFVGAQFHPEFKSRPSKPSPLFVGLIAASSGQLDRMLQDCCNGHVVSPKQSLSNGPYTSTVHQNGHAKKLANGLSNGTYYANGNGVHA encoded by the exons ATGTCCCCATTTGAACATGGTGAAGTATTCGTGTTGGATGATGGTGGCGAG GTGGACTTGGATCTGGGGAATTATGAGAGGTTTCTTGACATTAAATTGACTCGGGACAATAATATAACCACCGGAAAGATTTATCAG TCTGTACTTGAGAAGGAGAGAAAGGGCGAATACTTGGGAAAGACTGTCCAG GTTGTGCCACACATCACAAATGCCATACAAGAGTGGATCGAGCGTATTGCTATGATACCAGTGGATGGCAAGGAGGGACCAGCTGATGTCTGTGTGATAGAACTGGGAGGCACTATAG GTGATATTGAATCGATGCCATTTATTGAAGCTTTGGGTCAATTCTCTTATCGTGTTG GTCCTGGGAACTTCTGTTTGGTGCATGTCAGTCTGGTTCCAGTTCTGAATGTTGTTGGTGAACAG AAAACAAAGCCAACTCAACATAGTGTGCGTGGCTTAAGGGGACTCGGGCTCACCCCAAATATTTTAGCTTGCCGCAGTACAAAG GAATTGGAAGATAATGTGAAGGAAAAACTCTCCCAGTTCTGCCATGTGCCG GCAACAAACATTGTCTCTTTGTATGATGTTTCCAATATCTGGCACATTCCTTTGCTGCTATGG GACCAAAAGGCACATGAGGCTATTCTTAAAGATCTGAACCTTGAAAG TTTTGCTCGGGAGCCAAAGTTAGACGAATGGATCGCAAGAGCTACTATATTTGATGCCCTTCAAGACACT GTGAGGATCGCTATGGTCGGGAAGTACACTGGCTTATCAGATTCATACCTCTCTGTGTTGAAA GCCCTCTTGCATGCTTCTGTTAATTGTCGCAGGAAGCTTGTTATTGATTGGGTTGCTTCTACGGATCTTGAGGACTCCACTGCCATTGAG GCACCTGATTCGTATGAAACAGCCTGGAATTTATTGAGG GGGGCAGATGGAATTTTAGTACCTGGTGGCTTTGGTGACAGAGGTGTTCAAGGGAAAATTCTGGCTGCTAAGTATGCCCGTGAAAACAATGTTCCATATCTTGGTATATGTCTCGGAATGCAGATTGCTGTGGTGGAGTTTGCTCGCCATGTCATGAATCTCTCTGACGCAAACAGCACTGAATTTGATCTTAATACCAAGACCCCATGTGTTATTTTTATGCCTGAG ggtTCCAAATCACATATGGGTGGGACAATGCGTCTAGGATCAAGGAGGACATTTTTCAAGGTCGTGGATTGCAAGTCTGCTAAATT GTATGGCAATGTCACTTATGTAGATGAGAGGCATCGGCACAGATATGAG GTCAACCCTGATATGGTTCCAGAGTTTGAAAATGCTGGACTTCAGTTTGTTGGCAAAGATGGTACTGGAAGGAGAATGGAG ATTATTGAAATACCCAGTCACCGATATTTTGTTGGTGCACAATTCCATCCGGAGTTCAAGTCAAGACCTTCAAAACCTTCTCCGCTCTTTGTGG GACTAATCGCCGCTTCATCTGGGCAGTTGGATAGAATGCTGCAAGACTGTTGCAATGGCCATGTGGTTTCACCTAAACAATCTCTAAGCAATGGCCCTTACACCTCTACAGTACACCAAAATGGGCACGCAAAGAAGCTTGCCAATGGTCTTTCAAATGGAACATACTATGCCAATGGCAATGGTGTGCATGCTTAG